Proteins from a single region of Coregonus clupeaformis isolate EN_2021a chromosome 19, ASM2061545v1, whole genome shotgun sequence:
- the LOC121532056 gene encoding ATP-sensitive inward rectifier potassium channel 11-like: MLSRKGLIPDDYLLTRLAEDVQHPIFKAKARKARFVAKNGTCNVAHTNIREQGRFLLDVFTTLVDLKWLHTLIIFTMSFLCSWLLFAMVWWLIAFAHGDLEQKGDDFVPCVTDIHSFSSAFLFSIEVQVTIGFGGRMVTEECLSAIVVLIIQNIVGLLINAIMLGCIFMKTAQANRRAETLIFSKHAVISIRNNKLCFMIRLGDLRKSMIISATVRMQVVRRSTTPEGEVVPLDQIDIHMDNPVGTNGIFLVAPLIICHIINKDSPLYELSPAELQNNDIEVIVVLEGVVETTGITTQARTSYLSEEILWGQRFVPTISEEEGTYAVDYSKFGNTVRVPTPSCSAKKLDEDGGIARFKLHEHATLRPSARMRVKHQSTISPLA; encoded by the coding sequence ATGTTGTCCCGAAAAGGACTGATCCCGGACGACTACTTGCTGACCCGCTTGGCTGAGGATGTCCAGCACCCTATATTCAAGGCGAAAGCGCGGAAGGCTCGGTTCGTTGCCAAAAACGGAACCTGTAATGTGGCCCACACGAACATTCGCGAACAAGGACGGTTCCTACTGGATGTTTTCACCACTTTAGTGGATCTAAAATGGCTTCACACACTTATAATTTTCACCATGTCGTTTCTGTGCAGCTGGCTGCTGTTTGCGATGGTGTGGTGGCTCATTGCCTTTGCGCACGGCGACCTGGAACAAAAAGGTGACGACTTTGTCCCTTGCGTAACGGACATCCActccttctcctctgctttcCTTTTCTCCATAGAGGTGCAGGTGACCATTGGGTTCGGTGGACGTATGGTCACAGAGGAATGCTTGTCTGCCATAGTGGTCCTTATCATTCAGAACATCGTGGGCTTGTTGATTAACGCCATCATGCTGGGGTGTATCTTTATGAAGACGGCACAGGCGAATCGGCGCGCCGAGACGCTGATCTTCAGCAAGCATGCTGTCATTTCCATCCGAAATAACAAGCTTTGCTTCATGATTCGTTTAGGGGACCTGAGGAAGAGCATGATCATCAGCGCCACCGTGCGGATGCAAGTGGTAAGGCGCAGCACCACTCCGGAGGGCGAGGTGGTCCCCCTGGACCAGATAGACATTCACATGGACAACCCCGTAGGGACCAACGGTATTTTCCTGGTGGCCCCCCTTATCATATGTCACATTATCAACAAAGACAGCCCGCTCTATGAGCTGTCCCCAGCGGAGTTACAAAATAATGACATCGAGGTGATAGTGGTGCTGGAGGGGGTGGTGGAGACCACGGGGATAACCACCCAGGCCCGGACATCCTACCTGTCCGAGGAGATACTGTGGGGGCAGCGCTTTGTGCCCACTATATCCGAGGAAGAGGGCACGTACGCGGTAGACTACTCCAAATTCGGTAACACGGTTAGAGTACCGACACCCAGCTGCAGTGCCAAGAAGCTGGATGAGGACGGAGGCATCGCCAGGTTTAAACTGCACGAGCACGCCACCCTGCGGCCGTCCGCGAGAATGCGCGTAAAGCATCAAAGCACAATCAGCCCACTAGCCTAA